In the genome of Leptospira noumeaensis, one region contains:
- the rpsL gene encoding 30S ribosomal protein S12, whose translation MPTINQLIRIGREDQKKRTKSPALKACPQRRGVCTRVMTFTPKKPNSALRKVARVRLTTGIEVTAYIPGEGHNLQEHNVVLIRGGRVKDLPGVRYHIIRGTLDTLGVDKRRKGRSKYGAKRPKA comes from the coding sequence ATGCCTACAATTAACCAGCTCATCCGTATTGGAAGAGAAGACCAAAAGAAAAGAACTAAATCTCCTGCCCTAAAAGCATGCCCACAAAGACGTGGAGTTTGCACAAGGGTAATGACTTTCACTCCTAAAAAACCGAACTCAGCTCTTCGTAAAGTAGCAAGGGTTCGCCTCACTACGGGAATCGAAGTCACGGCTTACATTCCTGGTGAAGGCCATAACCTCCAAGAACACAACGTGGTTCTTATCCGTGGGGGAAGGGTAAAAGATTTACCAGGGGTTCGTTATCATATCATTCGTGGAACACTGGATACACTCGGTGTAGACAAACGTCGTAAAGGACGTTCTAAATACGGCGCTAAGCGTCCTAAAGCGTAA
- the rpsG gene encoding 30S ribosomal protein S7 — MSRRRGKVEPRHIEGDPKYNDKVISKFINCLMVDGKKSVAESVFYDALEVIAKKTGQDPFAVFQEALENAKPQVEVKSRRVGGVTYQVPIEVRPERRLALGIRWLIKYSRGRNEKSMKNKLAAEFMEAQKGTGSAIKKKEDIRKMADANKAFSHYRW; from the coding sequence ATGTCTAGAAGAAGAGGAAAAGTTGAGCCACGCCACATCGAAGGCGATCCTAAATACAATGACAAAGTGATTTCTAAGTTTATCAACTGCCTAATGGTAGATGGTAAAAAAAGTGTCGCTGAATCCGTGTTCTACGATGCGTTAGAAGTAATTGCTAAAAAAACTGGTCAGGATCCGTTTGCTGTTTTTCAAGAAGCCTTGGAAAACGCGAAACCACAAGTGGAAGTAAAATCTCGTCGTGTGGGTGGTGTGACTTACCAAGTTCCTATCGAAGTTCGTCCAGAAAGACGATTGGCACTTGGAATCCGATGGCTCATTAAATATAGCCGTGGAAGAAACGAAAAATCAATGAAAAACAAATTGGCAGCGGAATTCATGGAAGCTCAAAAAGGCACAGGATCTGCGATCAAGAAAAAAGAAGACATCAGAAAGATGGCAGACGCCAACAAGGCTTTCTCCCACTACCGCTGGTAG